Within the Pseudobythopirellula maris genome, the region GGGACAAGTACGAAGGCACGTTCACCCGCGGCGGAGGCATCGTGCCGCGCGGCGGCGACGTCGGTTACGTCTGGCCTGCCGCTCAATACGACCACGCTGACGGCTTCGCGATCGCAGGCGGTTTCGTCTACCGAGGCGAGCAGATCCCTCAGCTCGAGGGCAAGTTCATCTACGGCGACATCCGCAACGGCCGGATTTACTACAGCGACCTCGACGAGTTGATCGCCGCCCACACCGACGACGACTTCCTCGCCACCGCCACGGTCTACGAGCTTTTTCTCACGCAGGACCGCGAGCCGGTCTCGCTCGAGAGCCTCGTGATCGAGTCGCGTGGCCTCAACTCGCTACCGAACAACCGCGTCGACTTGCGGTTCGCGCAAACCTCCGACGGCGAGATCTATCTCACCACCAAGCAGGACGGCTGGGTACGCCAACTCGTGGGCAACGCCCACCTGGGCGACTACAACAAGGACGGCCTCGTCGACGCCGCCGACTTCACCGTGTGGCGTGACACGCTCGACATGACCGGCTCGAACCTAGCCGCCGACGGCAACGGCAACGGCGTGATCGACATGGGAGACTACGACGTGTGGGTCGCCAACTTCGGGATGTCGGCGCCGGGTCTCGCGACCTCGACCGCCGTGCCTGAGCCCACCGGCGCCGTGCTGCTGCTGGGAGCCGCCTTGGCTTGGCGTCAGCAGCGTCGCCGCCGGTAATCACGCCTAAGATCGGGCTCGACCCCGAAGCCCCGAGCCTATAGGCCAGACCGACGAATGACGTCTACTTTCTGCTACCGTTGCTTGCCCGCCGCTGGCCTCAAGCACGCTTTGCTGATCGCGTCGCTGCTGATCACGCCCTGCTCTTTAGCCGTGGCGCAAACCATCAAGGCTTTCCCTCAGGCCGAGGGCTTTGGCGCCGAGTCCGCCGGAGGTCGTGGCGGCGACGTCTACCACGTCACTAAGCTGAACGACGACGGCTCGTCGGGCACGCTGCGGCACGGGATCGAGTCGGCGCCCAGTTCGGGCCGGACGATCGTCTTCGACGTCGGCGGCTGGATCGACATCAACAGCAAACTCGGCGTCGACACGCACAAACGCAACATCACGATCGCCGGGCAGACCGCGCCCGGTGGGATCGGCGTTCGCGGGCACCAGTTCTCGGTCGGCGGCGACGACATCGTCGTGCGTCACATGCGTTTCCGACCGGGCAAGGACTCGGGCCGCAACGATTCGGTCAACACGAACAACAACGCCGAGCGGGTGATCTACGACCACGTGTCGGCCGGCTTCAGTTACGACGAGAACTTCTCGGTACAGGGGACCAATGTGACCCTGCAGTACAGCACGGTCTCCCACGGCTTGCACGATCACTCGGCGGGATCGCTGCTCGAGAACGCCCGCAGCGTTTCGATGCACCACAACCTCTACGCGCACAACGGCACACGGAACCCCAAGCACCGTGTGTACGACACGCTCGATTGGGTCAACAACGTCGTCTACAACTGGAACTCGCGGGCCTTCTACATGCAGGGCACCGACAGCGACGGATTCTACTGGACCTCGAACATCGACGGCAATTACTTCATCGCCGGTCCGAACCACAGCGGCAGGAATCCTCTGAGCGGCGGTTCAGTGGACGATTACGGCACCTGGTGGGGCGTGAACGCCTACGACTCGGATCGAGACAGCGATCACGACGGCCAGGACTACGCCTTTGGCGGGCGGGGTTTCGGCAGCGTGTCGAGCGCCTTGTCGACCTGGAGCGACACCCCCTACCCCGTGGCGGACGAGATCTGGAAAGACGCCTCGACCGACGCCGCTTACGAGCGGGTGCTCAGCGAGTTCGGCGCCACGCCGTGGGACCGCGACGAGGTCGACCAGCTGCTCGAGTCGAACGTCATCAACCGCAACGGCAGCCAGATCTCTCACGAGAATCAGCTGGTCGCTTTCGGCGTGTCGAACGGCGGCTTTGGAACGTTGGGCGGTGAGCCGGCGAAGCTCGACAGCGACGGCGACGGCATCCCCGACGCCTGGGAGGAGAAGCACGGCACCAACGTGTACATCGCTAACAACAACGGCGACTTCGACGCGGACGGCTTCACGGACCTCGAAGAGTACCTGAACGACATCGCCGCGTTCAAAGCGGTCGGCCCGATCGAGTTCACCGGCTCGGGCCGCTACGCCGCTTGGCAGAATTGGGCCCGCCGCTGGGAGCCCTCGCGGCTCGACGAGGTTCACATCGACACGGGGGTCGCGACCGTCGACGCCGTGGGGCAAAAAGCGGGCACGCTGCGGATCGGATCGGCGACGGGAACGAGTGCGGAGCTGGGCGTCGCGAGTGGTTGGCTGGAAGTGACCGACGACCTTCAGGTCGGACCCCTGGGGCAGGGGGTGGTCACTCAAACGGGAGGCGAGGTGCGGGTGCTGGGCGGCGGCGTTCACATCGAGAACGGCGCCTACACCCTCACCGGCGGCGACCTCGCCACCCCCGCGATCACGCAAGGAGCGGGGGGGGCGTTCACGTTCTCTGGGGGTCGATTGAAGACGGGCGTCGTGGGGTTCGACCTCCAGAACGAGGGGGGCGCGTTCTCACCGGTCGACGCGTCGACCGTCAGCAGCGTGGGCCAAGCCCTCGTGCAGGGCGACCTCACCCTCACCGCGGGCGTGCTCGAGATCGAGATCGCCTCGGACGATCTTTCCGACTCTCTCGCGGTTGACGGGCTCGCCACGCTGGGAGGGAGCCTGGAGGTCGCCTTCGCTCGCGGCTACAGCCCCGAGTCGGGCAGCTGGCTGCTGATGACCGCCGCGGAGGGCTTCGCCGGCGCGTTCGCCGAATTGCCGACCGGCTTTGCCGTCCGCCAGCAAGGCAGCGAGCTCTTCCTCGAGCTGGGCGTCGAGACGCTCACCGGCGACTACAACGGCGACGGCGTGGTCGGCGCCGCCGACTTCACCGTGTGGCGCGACTCGTACCTGCAGAACGTTCCAGCCGGCAGCGGCGCCGATGGCGACGGCAACGGCGTGGTCAACGAGCTCGACTACGTCCTGTGGGTCCAGCACTTCGGCGACACGCTCGACGAGCCGTCTGCTTCGGTCCCCGAGCCGACCGCTCTGGGTCTGGCGGTGATGGGGCTGCTCGCCGCCCGCCGCCGTTTCCGCCGCTGAGCATTCTCTTACTCTGTTCGCCAAACCGCCTTCGGATCTACCGCACTACGGCTTGCGACGTTTCCGCGTGACGCCCCAAACGCCTACTGCTAAAAGAGCCCCAGCCGAAGGCTCCGGCGTCGACTGCCCCTGCGAGGCGCTGCTCGGCGATGGCCACGACTTGCCGAAGTTGTCGAGCCACAGGTCGTAGTCGAGCTCGTTGACCACGCCGTTGTTGTCGCCGTCGGCCCGCAGGTCTCCCGAATGGTCGCGGGTGTCGCGCCACACCGTGAAGTCGGCGGCGTCGACAACGCCGTCGCCGTTGTAATCGCCCGGCTGGCCGCTGAGTCCCAGGTACAACCCACGAACCTCGCGTGGGTAGACCACGCGATTGAAGAAGGTCAACTCGTCGATCCGCCCGTTGAACGGGTTCTGCTCCTGCGAGTTGTTCGGATGGCTGCCGCCGATCTTGATGCCCGCCGGGTTGGTCGGCGAGGTGTGGTTGGTCTCTTCCGGATCGAGATCCCAGTTGTCGGTTTGCGGCTGGTCGGCGGCGAGCGCTAAGCCGTTCTTGTAGAGAAAGATCTCCCCCTGATCGAAATCAAAGGTGGCCGTCAGGTGCGTCCACTCGCCGGGCGGCATCACCACGTGCCAATCGTCGACCGTCGAAACGCGACCCGATCCACTCTGGTCGTCGAGCCGGCGTCCGAGGCCGACCACCTTGCCGCCGATTACCTCGAGCAAGGCCCGCACACCGTGGCCGTCGACCCCCACGCCGCCGTCGTCTCCCCGCAACAACCCGGCCAGGCCGAAGGCGTTGAACGTGTCGAACGGGTCGCCGCTGTTGGTATTGGGGCTCGGGTTGTCGCCCACATCGCCGAGCGGCTTGAACCAGCCGGCGATCGTGACGCCGGTCACGTGGTTAGACCCACCCAGGGTCGATTCGGCGGAGGAATCGAAGAAAACACCCGCCTTCCAGTCGTCGTTCGGCCCGCTGTTGTTCTGACGGGTCTCGAGCGCGTAGACGCTGCCGCCCCAAGCGCCGTCGATCACACGCGGGGCGCCATTCAGCAGCTGGATCGGCGTGGCGTCGAGCCCCAGGTCGAGTTCGGTCGCCGAGCCGGGGTCGCCCCCTTGGGGGTCGTCGAACGTGTAGTGGTTGATGAGATGCGGTTGGAGAGCGGCGGGCACACCGGCAGACGCCATCGCAGCTCCCCCAAGTAGCAGGGCGGGGACGGCGACCAACAAACGGACCGAAAGGCGAGGCATCAAGGTAGTTCCGTAGCGAGGGCCCGGGGGCGAACGAGACCCTTATTATAGCTCGGCAACGGTCCGCCGTTGAGGGATTGGCCCCTCGCCCGCCGAGCCAAATGCCGACGACGCCTGCATCGGCCGACTTGCATGCTCGCAGCACCTTCGCGAGTCGCAACCCGCGGGCGTCGAGCGACAAGTGCTTGGCTGGCGAGGCGATAGGGGTTATACCGAGGAAGTTCCCTCCCCGTGCGTCGCTCCCCCGCCCCCCGC harbors:
- a CDS encoding LamG-like jellyroll fold domain-containing protein, whose protein sequence is MPRLSVRLLVAVPALLLGGAAMASAGVPAALQPHLINHYTFDDPQGGDPGSATELDLGLDATPIQLLNGAPRVIDGAWGGSVYALETRQNNSGPNDDWKAGVFFDSSAESTLGGSNHVTGVTIAGWFKPLGDVGDNPSPNTNSGDPFDTFNAFGLAGLLRGDDGGVGVDGHGVRALLEVIGGKVVGLGRRLDDQSGSGRVSTVDDWHVVMPPGEWTHLTATFDFDQGEIFLYKNGLALAADQPQTDNWDLDPEETNHTSPTNPAGIKIGGSHPNNSQEQNPFNGRIDELTFFNRVVYPREVRGLYLGLSGQPGDYNGDGVVDAADFTVWRDTRDHSGDLRADGDNNGVVNELDYDLWLDNFGKSWPSPSSASQGQSTPEPSAGALLAVGVWGVTRKRRKP